The Gemmatimonadota bacterium genome has a segment encoding these proteins:
- the gmd gene encoding GDP-mannose 4,6-dehydratase: MPRALITGITGQDGSYLAEFLLAKGYEVVGVVRRTSHHSYERIDHLIPRVRIVAADLLDQHSLTVAMQDVQPDEVYNLAAQSFVPTSFTQPVLTGEFTALGVTRILEAIRLACPTARFYQASSSEMFGKVVETPQSESTPFYPRSPYGVAKLYGHWITVNYRESYGLYAVSGILFNHESPRRGMEFVTRKVTDAAARIKLGLATELRMGNLEARRDWGYAGDYVDAMWRMLQPDTPQDYVIGTGETHSVGDLVRIAFDHVGLDWNKHVVIDPQFYRPAEVDLLLADPAKAKADLGWSPSVSFQQLVTMMVDADLQRLQAR; this comes from the coding sequence GTGCCCAGGGCGCTGATTACCGGGATTACCGGGCAGGACGGATCCTACCTCGCTGAATTCCTACTCGCCAAGGGGTATGAGGTGGTCGGCGTGGTCCGCCGCACCTCCCACCACTCCTACGAACGGATCGATCACCTGATCCCCCGGGTGCGGATCGTGGCCGCCGACCTGCTCGATCAGCATTCGCTGACAGTCGCGATGCAGGACGTCCAGCCGGATGAGGTGTACAACCTCGCTGCCCAGAGCTTCGTGCCGACCTCCTTCACCCAGCCGGTCCTGACAGGGGAATTCACCGCGCTGGGCGTGACCCGTATTCTCGAGGCCATTCGCCTGGCGTGCCCGACCGCCCGATTCTACCAGGCGTCGTCGTCGGAGATGTTCGGCAAGGTGGTGGAAACGCCGCAATCGGAATCGACGCCGTTCTATCCGCGGTCGCCCTACGGCGTCGCCAAGCTCTATGGCCACTGGATCACGGTGAACTACCGCGAGTCGTACGGGCTCTACGCCGTGAGCGGCATTCTCTTCAATCACGAGTCGCCGCGCCGCGGCATGGAGTTCGTCACGCGGAAGGTCACCGACGCCGCAGCCCGCATCAAGCTTGGGCTCGCGACCGAACTGCGCATGGGCAATCTCGAAGCGCGTCGCGATTGGGGGTATGCGGGCGACTATGTGGACGCGATGTGGCGGATGCTGCAACCCGACACCCCGCAGGATTACGTCATCGGGACCGGCGAGACCCACAGCGTCGGTGACCTGGTTCGAATCGCCTTCGATCACGTCGGCCTCGACTGGAACAAGCATGTAGTGATCGACCCCCAGTTCTATCGCCCCGCCGAGGTGGATCTCCTGCTCGCCGATCCGGCCAAGGCAAAGGCCGAC
- the rpmB gene encoding 50S ribosomal protein L28, whose amino-acid sequence MARTCTVCDKGPTTGNHVSHANNRRKRRWYPNLQTVRVMVGDAPRRVQVCTKCMKSGKVVKASAA is encoded by the coding sequence ATGGCGCGTACCTGCACCGTGTGCGACAAGGGACCGACGACCGGTAATCACGTCAGCCATGCCAATAATCGGCGCAAGCGGCGCTGGTATCCGAACCTGCAGACCGTTCGCGTGATGGTGGGCGATGCACCCCGCCGCGTGCAGGTCTGCACCAAGTGCATGAAGAGTGGCAAGGTGGTCAAGGCCTCCGCGGCCTGA
- the rplQ gene encoding 50S ribosomal protein L17 — translation MRHRAKGRQLSRTSSHKRAMMRNMAASLFEHEGINTTVAKAKEIRPYAEKLITLARKGDLHAIRQVEQKIPNRAILTKLFKVLGPRFASRPGGYTRILKLGHRPGDGAEMARIELIPE, via the coding sequence ATGCGGCACCGCGCAAAGGGACGTCAGCTTTCCCGGACGTCCTCCCACAAGCGGGCGATGATGCGCAACATGGCGGCATCGCTGTTCGAGCACGAAGGGATCAACACCACCGTGGCCAAGGCGAAGGAGATCCGGCCGTACGCCGAGAAGCTCATCACGCTGGCCCGCAAGGGTGACCTGCACGCCATTCGTCAGGTGGAGCAGAAGATTCCGAATCGCGCCATCCTCACCAAGCTCTTCAAGGTGCTGGGTCCGCGCTTCGCGTCCCGTCCCGGCGGCTACACCCGGATCCTCAAGCTCGGCCACCGGCCTGGCGACGGCGCCGAGATGGCGCGGATCGAGCTCATCCCGGAGTGA
- a CDS encoding DNA-directed RNA polymerase subunit alpha, with the protein MSIDLTGLVRPHVVEMTKRDDNPNIAEFRLQPLERGFGHTLGNSLRRLLLSSLRGSAVWGFRLDGVVHEHQTVQGVLEDVHQIVQRLKALTLVLEADVDSTVLRLTKQGPGPVYARDIQESGRATIINPDQLLFTVQDDREVTCELYVNKGRGYVESEMHPTERSFPIDLVRIDAIYNPVRRANFTVQETRVGQRTDYDRLAVSVETNGTISPEDAIAYAAALAQEHFRYFVEFGKVPHHAAPAATNDTPMVATGLKARLARSIDDLGLTVRSLNSLKNSNIRTLRDLVEFSTKELDGVKNIGDKALQEIAELLQREALNFGMEFEEADGDLRITNQGTSPMAVAGNGEEA; encoded by the coding sequence ATGAGCATTGATCTGACCGGGCTCGTCCGTCCGCACGTGGTCGAAATGACCAAGCGGGACGACAACCCGAACATCGCCGAGTTCCGTCTGCAGCCGCTCGAGCGGGGCTTCGGCCACACGCTCGGCAATTCGCTGCGGCGGTTGCTGTTGTCCTCGCTGCGCGGCAGCGCCGTCTGGGGCTTCCGCCTCGATGGCGTCGTGCACGAGCATCAGACGGTGCAGGGCGTCCTCGAAGACGTGCACCAGATCGTGCAGCGTCTCAAGGCCCTCACGCTCGTGCTCGAGGCCGACGTCGACTCGACCGTGCTCCGGCTCACCAAGCAGGGCCCGGGTCCGGTGTATGCGCGTGACATTCAGGAGAGCGGCCGGGCGACCATCATCAATCCCGACCAGCTGCTCTTCACGGTCCAGGATGATCGCGAAGTCACCTGCGAGCTCTACGTCAACAAGGGTCGCGGCTACGTCGAGTCGGAAATGCATCCGACCGAACGCTCCTTCCCGATCGACCTGGTGCGGATCGACGCGATCTACAATCCGGTCCGTCGTGCCAACTTCACGGTGCAGGAAACGCGCGTCGGCCAGCGCACCGACTACGACCGCCTTGCGGTCTCGGTCGAGACCAACGGAACTATCTCGCCCGAGGATGCGATCGCCTATGCGGCCGCCCTCGCGCAGGAACACTTCCGCTACTTCGTCGAGTTCGGCAAGGTGCCACATCACGCTGCGCCGGCTGCCACCAACGACACGCCGATGGTTGCCACCGGGCTGAAGGCTCGCCTGGCGCGCTCGATCGACGATCTCGGGCTCACGGTGCGGTCGCTCAACTCGCTCAAGAATTCCAACATCCGGACCCTGCGGGATCTGGTGGAGTTCTCGACCAAGGAACTCGACGGCGTCAAGAACATCGGTGACAAGGCACTGCAGGAAATTGCCGAGCTGTTGCAGCGCGAAGCGCTCAATTTCGGCATGGAATTCGAGGAGGCCGATGGCGACCTCCGGATCACGAATCAGGGCACGTCGCCGATGGCGGTGGCCGGTAACGGAGAGGAAGCGTAA
- the rpsD gene encoding 30S ribosomal protein S4 yields MSRYTGPACRLCRREGTKLFLKGTRCLTEKCAVERRAYPAGQHGQNAGRGRKTSEYAKQLREKQKVKRMYGLTETQFRTTYTKASHLPGMKGTNLLVALETRLDNVVYRMGFAASRRAARQLVRHGHIEVNGKRVDIPSFKVLPGHEVRVTPTDREMVAVMAAQEQASRGTTVGWLSVDAEKAAGRLLELPTRDAIPVNAQEQLIVELYSK; encoded by the coding sequence ATGTCGCGATACACTGGACCAGCGTGCCGGCTCTGCCGTCGCGAGGGCACGAAGCTCTTCCTCAAGGGAACCCGTTGCCTCACCGAGAAGTGCGCGGTGGAGCGTCGGGCCTATCCGGCCGGCCAGCATGGCCAGAATGCCGGGCGTGGCCGCAAGACGTCGGAATACGCCAAGCAGCTGCGTGAGAAGCAGAAGGTGAAGCGGATGTACGGTCTCACCGAGACCCAGTTCCGCACCACCTACACCAAGGCGTCGCACCTGCCCGGCATGAAGGGCACCAACCTGCTCGTCGCGCTCGAGACTCGTCTCGATAACGTCGTGTACCGGATGGGCTTCGCGGCCTCGCGTCGCGCCGCCCGCCAGCTGGTGCGTCACGGGCATATCGAAGTCAACGGCAAGCGGGTCGACATCCCGTCCTTCAAGGTCCTTCCGGGCCACGAAGTACGTGTCACCCCGACCGATCGCGAGATGGTTGCCGTGATGGCCGCGCAGGAGCAGGCCTCCCGCGGTACCACCGTGGGCTGGCTCTCCGTGGATGCCGAAAAGGCCGCGGGCCGTCTCCTTGAGCTGCCGACGCGCGATGCGATTCCGGTGAACGCGCAGGAACAGCTCATCGTCGAGCTTTACTCGAAGTAA
- the rpsK gene encoding 30S ribosomal protein S11 has product MTAPTTAKPSAKRSKKIVESEGMVHISATFNNVLITITDLRGNTIAWGTAGKAGFKGSKKSTPFAATVASENCAREALNLGLRKVHVRVQGPGSGRESAIQALASVGLKVASIRDVTPIPHNGCRPPKKRRV; this is encoded by the coding sequence ATGACTGCACCTACTACGGCGAAGCCGAGCGCCAAGCGCTCGAAGAAGATTGTCGAGTCGGAGGGGATGGTTCACATCTCCGCGACCTTCAACAATGTGCTGATCACGATCACCGACTTGCGCGGCAACACCATCGCGTGGGGCACCGCCGGCAAGGCGGGGTTCAAGGGATCGAAGAAGTCCACGCCGTTCGCGGCCACCGTGGCGTCCGAGAACTGTGCCCGCGAGGCGCTGAATCTCGGACTCCGCAAGGTCCACGTGCGCGTGCAGGGTCCCGGCAGCGGACGCGAATCGGCCATCCAGGCCCTCGCGTCGGTCGGGCTCAAGGTGGCGTCGATTCGCGACGTGACCCCGATTCCACACAACGGGTGCCGTCCTCCGAAGAAGCGGCGGGTCTAG
- the rpsM gene encoding 30S ribosomal protein S13 has protein sequence MARIAGVDLPREKRVEIGLTYIYGIGRVTSKKLLAETGISPDTRIKDLSDAEVGRLRQIIERSVKTEGALRTEIAMNIKRLQDIGSYRGIRHRRGLPVRGQRTHTNARTKKGPRRAIAGKKKATKK, from the coding sequence ATGGCGCGTATTGCTGGCGTCGATCTTCCGCGCGAAAAGCGCGTTGAAATTGGCCTGACGTACATCTACGGGATTGGCCGGGTGACGAGCAAGAAGTTGCTCGCCGAGACCGGCATCTCGCCTGACACGCGCATCAAGGATCTTTCCGACGCCGAGGTCGGCCGCCTGCGGCAGATCATCGAGCGTTCGGTGAAGACCGAAGGCGCGCTTCGCACTGAAATCGCGATGAACATCAAGCGACTTCAGGACATCGGCAGCTATCGCGGGATTCGTCATCGGCGCGGGTTGCCGGTGCGCGGCCAGCGCACGCACACCAACGCCCGGACGAAGAAGGGCCCCCGTCGGGCCATCGCCGGCAAGAAGAAGGCGACGAAGAAGTAA
- the rpmJ gene encoding 50S ribosomal protein L36 produces the protein MKVRSSVKPICESCVVVKRRGVTRIICKRTPKHKQRQG, from the coding sequence GTGAAGGTTCGCTCGAGTGTGAAGCCGATTTGCGAGAGCTGTGTGGTGGTGAAGCGTCGCGGTGTGACGCGCATCATCTGCAAGCGCACCCCAAAGCATAAGCAGCGGCAGGGCTGA
- the pyrF gene encoding orotidine-5'-phosphate decarboxylase, with protein sequence MAELYVALDHPDAPSAVDLLDLLPTGAPVKVGSVLMTRAGHGFVRSVLDAGHPVFLDLKWHDIPNTVHGAVTAAAELGVRMITVHALGGTEMLQAAVAAAAGRLHVVAVTVLTSHDAAGFANVTGRSLVDPGAEAARLAGIAMAAGVDGVVCSASDLALVRPVVGAGRLVVPGIRRAGEEAGDQRRVATPEAALAGGATDLVVGRPITAAEKPGEAWAEFRRLIGS encoded by the coding sequence ATGGCTGAGCTTTACGTCGCCCTGGATCATCCCGATGCACCGAGCGCGGTCGACCTGCTCGACCTGCTGCCGACCGGAGCGCCGGTAAAAGTCGGGTCGGTGCTGATGACGCGGGCGGGCCACGGATTTGTCCGCAGCGTCCTCGACGCGGGTCATCCCGTGTTTCTCGACCTCAAGTGGCACGATATTCCCAACACGGTGCACGGCGCGGTGACGGCGGCTGCCGAACTCGGCGTCCGGATGATCACGGTTCACGCCCTCGGCGGGACCGAGATGCTGCAGGCGGCCGTAGCGGCTGCCGCCGGGCGATTGCACGTAGTGGCCGTGACGGTCCTGACTTCCCACGATGCGGCCGGTTTCGCAAATGTGACGGGCCGGTCGCTGGTGGATCCCGGGGCCGAGGCCGCGCGACTTGCCGGCATCGCCATGGCGGCGGGGGTAGACGGGGTGGTCTGCTCGGCCAGCGACCTGGCCCTGGTCCGCCCCGTAGTGGGCGCCGGGCGGCTGGTGGTGCCGGGAATCCGGCGGGCCGGAGAGGAGGCAGGGGATCAGCGCCGGGTCGCGACGCCGGAGGCGGCACTTGCAGGTGGCGCGACCGACCTGGTGGTCGGCCGTCCGATCACGGCGGCGGAAAAGCCAGGAGAAGCCTGGGCTGAGTTTCGGCGTCTGATCGGGTCCTGA